A stretch of Oryza brachyantha chromosome 4, ObraRS2, whole genome shotgun sequence DNA encodes these proteins:
- the LOC102722667 gene encoding histone deacetylase 9 yields MLEKDRIAYFYDGDVGNVYFGPNHPMKPHRLCMTHHLVLSYELHKKMEIYRPHKAYPTELAQFHSADYVEFLHRITPDTQHLYENELRRYNLGEDCPVFDNLFEFCQIYAGGTLDAARRLNHKTCDIAINWAGGLHHAKKCEASGFCYINDLVLGILELLKYHARVLYIDIDVHHGDGVEEAFYFTDRVMTVSFHKYGDFFFPGTGDIKDIGEREGKYYAINIPLKDGIDDSCFTRLFKTVIAKVVETYLPGAIVLQCGADSLARDRLGCFNLSIEGHAECVKFVKKFNIPLLVTGGGGYTKENVARCWAVETGVLLDTELPNEIPDNEYIKYFAPDYTLKVSNLNMDNLNSKSYLSSIKVQVMESLRAIQHAPGVQMQEVPPDFYIPDFDEDELDPDERVDQHTQDKQIHRDDEYYEGDNDNDHEDGAR; encoded by the exons ATGCTGGAGAAAGACAGGATAGCCTACTTCTACGATG GCGATGTGGGCAATGTCTACTTTGGGCCAAATCACCCGATGAAACCAcatcgactttgtatgacacATCATCTTGTGCTTTCATATGAACTTCACAAGAAGATGGAGATATAT AGACCCCATAAAGCATATCCAACAGAGCTTGCACAGTTCCATTCTGCTGATTATGTGGAATTCTTGCACCGGATAACTCCCGACACCCAGCACCTGTATGAAAATGAATTACGTAGAT ACAATCTCGGAGAGGATTGCCCAGTCTTTGATAATCTATTTGAGTTTTGCCAAATATATGCTGGAGGAACTCTAG ATGCGGCTCGCAGATTAAATCATAAAACATGTGACATCGCCATTAATTGGGCTGGTGGGTTGCATCATGCAAAGAAGTGTGAGGCATCAGGGTTCTGCTACATTAATGATCTGGTTTTGGGAATTCTGGAACTTCTCAAGTACCATGCCAGAGTACTCTATATTGACATTGATGTGCATCATGGGGATGGAGTTGAAGAAGCCTTTTATTTCACTGACAG gGTAATGACTGTAAGTTTTCACAAGTACGGTGATTTCTTCTTTCCTGGCACAGGTGATATTAAG GATATAggagaaagagaaggaaaatatTATGCCATTAACATTCCACTTAAAGATGGAATAGATGACTCCTGCTTTACACGTCTTTTTAAAACA GTTATTGCCAAAGTTGTTGAGACATATCTGCCAGGTGCTATTGTTCTTCAATGTGGGGCTGATTCATTGGCACGAGACCGTCTAGGGTGCTTCAATCTATCCATTGAAG GCCATGCTGAATGTGTAAAGTTTGTCAAGAAATTCAATATCCCCCTTCTG GTGACTGGAGGTGGTGGATACACAAAAGAGAACGTAGCACGCTGTTGGGCTGTTGAAACTGGTGTCCTGCTAGACACAGAGCTCCCAAACG AAATTCCAGACAATGAATACATTAAATACTTTGCTCCAGATTATACATTGAAAGTATCAAATTTGAACATG GACAACTTGAATAGTAAGTCATATCTAAGTTCAATCAAAGTGCAAGTCATGGAGAGTTTGCGGGCCATACAACATGCACCAGGTGTTCAGATGCAAGag GTTCCACCTGATTTTTATATCCCAGATTTTGATGAAGATGAGCTGGATCCTGATGAACGTGTTGATC AGCATACTCAAGACAAACAGATTCACCGTGATGACGAATACTATGAAGGTGACAACGACAACGATCATGAAGACGGGGCCCGTTGA
- the LOC102722950 gene encoding serine/threonine-protein kinase D6PK-like yields MGSSGCSEIVELVDEMKDARPGGVTHLRVRVKPVGEEHGARSCSVEDDLDRLIRSINVRTSARASGQTSTDRRLIALGKSPISSSEIVESVSLKQALRKMCITQASEMAAMKRMSKPTVVSNTTPEAGAIKKLYATVVVQTDEEQDEKNKFGKVSVLPEKDVVSSLVKSTEGKTKVRSKSPAKKNVRSASPTKTKVQKTRIQDVISNKSSEGIEDPPMVAKQRRGKSKTSSSPRAVPVGGSRLVFRSKTSTKKKVKPEPAAAVLSHKPCDAKGSNSHANKKQETLQDEPKTPAPINKKIAVSSITADVADSGTKGCGVGGIHGSKPGELSRSKEKGECSQSSKSSMGDYSTSTSISDDSYGSFSANGCRPHMSKDVRWGAIRHMAIQQGNLGLKNFKLLKQLGCGDIGTVYLAELVSSECMFALKVMDIEYLISRKKMLRAQTEREILQMLDHPFLPTLYSYFTTDNLSCLVMEYCPGGDLHVLRQKQPTRTFSEAAARFYVAEVLLALEYLHMLGVIYRDLKPENILVREDGHIMLSDFDLSLRCSVNPMLVRASSVGRDEPSRPSGPCAESCIDPLCIQPSWANSSCFTPRLVSSTPSRARRPRGEPMKKPSLPQLVVEPTDARSNSFVGTHEYLAPEIIRGDGHGSSVDWWTLGIFLYELLYGRTPFRGPGNEETLTNVVSQGLKFPDNPAVSFHARDLIRGLLVKDPEYRLGSTKGAAEIKRHPFFEGLNWALIRWTAPPETPKSFDAASLTTAARKKKEGKCLEFRLNGDDIEFELF; encoded by the exons ATGGGTTCTTCAGGTTGCTCGGAGATAGTTGAATTGGTTGACGAGATGAAAGATGCCCGTCCTGGTGGCGTCACCCACCTGAGGGTGAGAGTGAAGCCGGTGGGTGAGGAGCATGGAGCGCGGTCGTGCTCCGTGGAGGATGATCTCGACCGGCTCATTAGATCGATTAATGTGCGCACATCCGCGCGGGCTTCTGGGCAGACGAGCACGGATAGGAGGCTTATTGCGCTCGGGAAGTCGCCGATATCGAGCTCAGAGATTGTTGAGTCGGTGAGCCTGAAACAGGCCCTAAGGAAGATGTGCATCACGCAGGCGTCGGAGATGGCTGCCATGAAGAGGATGTCAAAGCCGACGGTGGTGTCAAATACTACCCCAGAAGCTGGGGCAATTAAGAAGCTTTATGCGACTGTTGTGGTTCAAACCGACGAGGAGCAGgatgaaaagaataaatttgGAAAAGTGTCTGTTTTGCCTGAGAAGGATGTAGTAAGTTCATTGGTGAAGTCAACGGAAGGTAAAACTAAGGTACGGAGCAAAAGCCCAGCTAAGAAAAATGTACGTTCAGCATCTCCAACCAAAACAAAGGTGCAGAAAACCAGAATCCAAGATGTGATCAGTAATAAGTCATCTGAAGGGATTGAAGATCCACCTATGGTAGCAAAACAGAGAAGGGGCAAATCAAAAACATCTAGTAGCCCCCGTGCAGTTCCAGTAGGCGGTTCACGCCTGGTGTTCCGGAGTAAAACCTCCACAAAAAAGAAGGTTAAACCCGAACCAGCTGCTGCAGTGCTATCCCATAAGCCTTGTGATGCAAAAGGTTCAAATTCTCATGCTAATAAGAAGCAAGAGACCCTTCAGGATGAACCCAAAACTCCAGCGCCAATCAACAAGAAGATTGCGGTTAGTTCCATCACCGCTGATGTAGCTGATTCAGGAACCAAGGGATGTGGTGTTGGTGGGATCCATGGTTCAAAGCCTGGCGAGTTGTCAAGAtcgaaggaaaaaggagaatgCTCCCAAAGCTCAAAAAGCAGCATGGGTGATTATAGCACCAGCACAAGCATCAGCGATGACAGCTATGGTAGTTTCAGTGCTAATGGCTGCAGGCCTCACATGTCAAAAGATGTGAGATGGGGAGCCATTAGGCACATGGCAATCCAACAAGGGAACCTGGGACTGAAGAACTTCAAGCTTCTCAAACAACTTGGTTGTGGAGATATTGGCACTGTTTATCTAGCTGAATTGGTGAGTTCAGAATGCATGTTTGCATTGAAAGTTATGGATATTGAATACCTGATAAGTAGAAAAAAGATGCTTCGTGCACAAACTGAGAGGGAGATCCTGCAAATGCTTGACCACCCGTTTCTTCCAACTCTGTATTCTTATTTCACAACCGACAATCTGTCCTGCCTAGTCATGGAGTATTGCCCTGGTGGTGACCTACATGTTCTAAGACAGAAACAACCTACCAGGACCTTTTCAGAAGCTGCTGCTAG GTTTTATGTTGCTGAAGTTCTTCTCGCGTTGGAATATTTGCATATGTTGGGGGTCATATATCGCGATCTGAAGCCAGAGAACATACTTGTTCGTGAAGACGGGCACATTATGCTCTCTGATTTCGATCTGTCCCTGAGGTGCTCAGTAAATCCAATGCTTGTAAGAGCCTCATCAGTAGGAAGAGATGAGCCTAGTAGACCTTCTGGGCCTTGTGCGGAGAGCTGCATTGATCCCCTGTGTATCCAACCATCATGGGCCAATTCTTCATGCTTCACGCCTCGACTGGTTTCTTCTACCCCATCCAGGGCACGGAGGCCCAGGGGCGAGCCTATGAAGAAACCATCACTGCCACAACTTGTTGTTGAGCCAACTGATGCAAGGTCAAATTCATTCGTTGGTACCCATGAATATCTTGCCCCGGAGATCATTAGAGGAGATGGACATGGTAGCTCGGTTGACTGGTGGACTCTTGGCATCTTTCTCTATGAATTACTCTATGGCAGGACACCATTCAGGGGACCTGGGAATGAGGAGACGCTGACAAATGTGGTCTCGCAGGGACTGAAGTTCCCTGATAACCCCGCTGTCAGCTTCCATGCACGGGATTTGATCAGAGGGTTGCTTGTGAAGGATCCAGAGTACCGGCTAGGCTCAACGAAAGGAGCCGCTGAGATCAAGCGGCATCCTTTCTTTGAAGGCCTGAACTGGGCGTTGATCCGATGGACCGCACCGCCGGAGACTCCGAAAAGCTTCGACGCAGCAAGCCTCACGACGGCAGCACGGAAGAAGAAGGAAGGCAAGTGCCTGGAGTTCAGGCTGAATGGAGACGATATCGAGTTTGAGCTCTTCTAG
- the LOC102705717 gene encoding neutral/alkaline invertase 3, chloroplastic-like has translation MEIARVFAPPPPRLACPRASSRKGSAPCPPNSLPGRHDHAVKRPGGGDAASGRSVNGAAPAPAPKRKQRRGPQDVEDEAWGLLRESVVRYCGSPVGTIAACDPNDASPLNYDQVFIRDFVPSGVAFLLRGDYEIVRNFILHTLQLQSWEKTMDCHSPGQGLMPASFKIRVVPLDGEDDATEEVLDPDFGEAAIGRVAPVDSGLWWIILLRAYGKCSGDLSVQERIDVQTGIKMILKLCLADGFDMFPTLLVTDGSCMIDRRMGIHGHPLEIQALFYSALLCAREMLTPEDGSADLIRALNSRLIALSFHIREYYWLDKRKLNEIYRYKTEEYSYDAVNKFNIYPDQIPPWLVEWIPPKGGYFIGNLQPAHMDFRFFSLGNLWSIVSSLATSHQSTAILDLVEAKWSDLVADMPMKICYPALEDQEWKFITGSDPKNTAWSYHNGGSWPTLLWQLTVACIKMDRSEIAAKAVEVAERRIANDKWPEYYDTKRARFIGKQSRLFQTWTIAGYLVAKQLLENPDKSRILWNNEDEEILNALNRMTDASNLKRRRGRKVLKKTYIV, from the exons ATGGAGATCGCGCGGGtgttcgcgccgccgccgccgcgcctcgcGTGCCCCCGCGCGTCGTCGAGGAAGGGGAGCGCCCCGTGTCCCCCCAACTCGCTGCCGGGGCGCCATGACCACGCCGTGAAGAGACCaggcggtggcgacgcggcgagcggGAGGAGCGTCAACGGCGCCGCTCCCGCTCCGGCGCCGAAGAGGAAGCAGAGGCGCGGGCCTCAGGACGTGGAGGACGAGGCGTGGGGGCTGCTCCGGGAGTCGGTGGTGCGCTACTGCGGGAGCCCCGTGGGCACGATCGCCGCGTGCGACCCCAACGACGCCAGCCCGCTCAACTACGACCAGGTGTTCATCCGGGACTTCGTGCCCTCGGGCGTCGCCTTCCTCCTCAGGGGGGACTACGAGATCGTCCGCAACTTCATTCTGCACACGCTCCAGCTCCAG AGCTGGGAGAAAACGATGGACTGCCACAGTCCAGGTCAAGGGCTGATGCCAGCAAGTTTCAAGATTCGTGTTGTTCCACTtgacggcgaggacgatgCAACTGAGGAAGTCCTGGATCCTGATTTTGGGGAGGCTGCAATAGGCCGTGTGGCCCCAGTTGATTCGG GTTTATGGTGGATCATATTGCTGAGAGCATACGGAAAATGTTCGGGTGATCTATCGGTTCAGGAGAGAATTGATGTCCAGACTGGAATAAAAATGATCTTGAAGCTCTGCTTAGCTGATGGATTCGACATGTTCCCTACCTTGCTTGTCACTGATGGTTCGTGCATGATAGATCGTCGAATGGGAATCCATGGACACCCATTGGAAATTCAG GCACTTTTCTATTCAGCTCTCTTGTGTGCACGTGAGATGCTTACCCCAGAAGATGGATCAGCTGACTTGATCCGTGCCCTAAATAGCAGACTCATTGCACTCTCTTTTCATATAAGGGAGTATTATTGGCTTGACAAGAGAAAGCTAAATGAGATATATCGATACAAAACAGAGGAATATTCTTATGATGCTGTCAACAAATTCAACATATATCCAGACCAGATTCCTCCCTGGTTAGTTGAATGGATCCCTCCTAAAGGGGGTTACTTCATTGGAAACCTGCAGCCGGCTCATATGGATTTTCGGTTCTTTTCTCTGGGGAACCTGTGGTCAATAGTAAGTAGTTTGGCAACGTCCCACCAGTCCACTGCTATTTTGGATCTGGTTGAAGCCAAATGGTCTGATTTAGTGGCGGATATGCCAATGAAGATATGCTATCCTGCTCTTGAGGATCAGGAGTGGAAGTTCATTACAGGGAGTGACCCTAAAAATAC GGCTTGGTCTTACCACAATGGAGGTTCCTGGCCAACACTGTTGTGGCAG CTCACAGTGGCATGTATCAAGATGGACCGGTCAGAGATTGCAGCGAAAGCTGTGGAGGTTGCTGAGCGCCGTATTGCCAACGATAAATGGCCTGAATACTACGATACCAAACGGGCACGATTCATTGGGAAGCAGTCTCGGCTTTTTCAGACATGGACCATTGCTGGTTACCTCGTAGCCAAGCAGCTGCTAGAAAACCCTGATAAATCTAGAATACTGTGGAACAATGAGGATGAGGAAATTCTCAACGCTCTGAATCGCATGACTGATGCATCCAATCTGAAGAGGCGGCGTGGCAGGAAAGTACTCAAGAAGACATATATTGTGTAA